Proteins from a single region of Penaeus monodon isolate SGIC_2016 chromosome 29, NSTDA_Pmon_1, whole genome shotgun sequence:
- the LOC119591788 gene encoding probable glutamate receptor, whose translation MMGHQFKIVTLDWFPIMDFKRDSDETTSTVTPKDSVDVRMLEAFASTLNFTYEMRVPWDNQWGTSTPTGNWTGVVGTLQHHKADFSMVLSWMWGRRQVVDYTRIYLSEPIVMIMSKPRPLPQYLALIRPMSGEIWVAIFVSSVSAGVILWILQRSWASFSGNPGLSLSTSILYTWSILFEEPPPHIPTNISGEVSVFFYILRDSFLFMCVFFFYHLFCLS comes from the exons ATGATGGGCCACCAGTTCAAGATCGTGACGCTGGACTGGTTCCCCATCATGGACTTCAAGCGGGACAGTGACGAGACAACCTCAACAGTGACTCCGAAGGACTCCGTCGACGTTCGGATGCTCGAAGCCTTTGCCTCCACCCTGAATTTCAC GTACGAGATGCGAGTCCCGTGGGACAACCAGTGGGGCACCTCGACGCCGACGGGGAACTGGACGGGCGTCGTGGGGACACTCCAGCACCACAAGGCCGACTTCTCCATGGTGCTCTCGTGGATGTGGGGCCGCCGTCAGGTGGTGGACTACACGAGGATCTATCTCTCGGAACCCATCGTCATGATTATGTCCAAGCCACGACCTCTCCCTCAGTACCTCGCTCTCATACGGCCGATGTCGG GCGAGATCTGGGTGGCAATATTCGTCTCGAGTGTGTCTGCGGGCGTGATCCTGTGGATACTGCAGAGGTCGTGGGCGTCGTTCTCGGGCAACCCCGGCCTGTCGCTCTCCACCTCCATCCTCTACACATGGAGCATCCTGTTCGAGGAGCCTCCCCCGCACATCCCCACCAACATTTCGGGGgaagtgagtgtttttttttatatattaagagattcatttttgttcatgtgtgtattttttttttaccatttgtttTGTCTTAGTTGA
- the LOC119592068 gene encoding uncharacterized protein LOC119592068 yields MEKQRLIESGFVSHWMNELIADAARAARREKRESEGGAAASGRQDFKVESGKVVLSLHHLQGVFYLLAVGFSGAFLALLLELLVHCCGGRVRVAQKASGLDA; encoded by the exons ATGGAGAAGCAGCGGCTGATCGAGTCCGGCTTCGTCTCCCACTGGATGAACGAGCTGATCGCGGACGCGGCGCGGGCGgccaggagggagaagagggagagcgagggcggCGCGGCGGCCTCCGGGAGGCAGGATTTCAAG GTGGAGTCCGGGAAGGTGGTGCTGAGTCTCCACCACCTGCAGGGCGTGTTCTACCTGCTGGCGGTGGGCTTCTCGGGCGCGTTCTTGGCGCTCCTGCTCGAACTGCTGGTCCACTGCTGCGGCGGCAGGGTGCGTGTGGCACAGAAGGCCAGCGGTCTCGACGCTTAA
- the LOC119591659 gene encoding glutamate receptor-like translates to MRVPWDNQWGTSTPTGNWTGVVGTLQHHKADFSMVLSWMWGRRQVVDYTRIYLSEPIVMIMSKPRPLPQYLALIRPMSGEIWVAIFVSSVSAGVILWILQRSWASFSGNPGLSLSTSILYTWSILFEEPPPHIPTNISGEVSVFFYIY, encoded by the exons ATGCGAGTCCCGTGGGACAACCAGTGGGGCACCTCGACGCCGACGGGGAACTGGACGGGCGTCGTGGGGACACTCCAGCACCACAAGGCCGACTTCTCCATGGTGCTCTCGTGGATGTGGGGCCGCCGTCAGGTGGTGGACTACACGAGGATCTATCTCTCGGAACCCATCGTCATGATTATGTCCAAGCCACGACCTCTCCCTCAGTACCTCGCTCTCATACGGCCGATGTCGG GCGAGATCTGGGTGGCAATATTCGTCTCGAGTGTGTCTGCGGGCGTGATCCTGTGGATACTGCAGAGGTCGTGGGCGTCGTTCTCGGGCAACCCCGGCCTGTCGCTCTCCACCTCCATCCTCTACACGTGGAGCATCCTGTTCGAGGAGCCTCCCCCGCACATCCCCACCAACATTTCGGGGgaagtgagtgtttttttttatatatattaa